In Henningerozyma blattae CBS 6284 chromosome 7, complete genome, a single genomic region encodes these proteins:
- the TBLA0G03180 gene encoding G-protein coupled receptor (similar to Saccharomyces cerevisiae GPR1 (YDL035C); ancestral locus Anc_3.156) — translation MNSSTNIAYKWLQTLLSAAVPGNISNETFNKINNTSAKNIAFPLIVANSSNVITNIPQIHNQINVNMNEYDRTIGRKTTAVNVALGLPGLFANFDLQQTKILQRLSISTAAASLFLGTIAVFLIASMDRRRKFFRHDLILYLIICDLFKALILIIFPAAAIARHTIYVVSEFYNTLGWFTAWAVEGADIAITVFAIHFALLIFRPTLSWKNKHTNNLEGGLYRYRFVIWPLSVLIPMIMASLAFIDFNVYNTALLKKYNHVIAQGSDHYYPYQARKGGYKPLGMWCYLPPDPVYYKLFLSWGPRYILIVVICVIYASIYIYITRQGEMIKRELRKFRHSSSTMDSRRNGNNDDDIENNFDDDVDDDGNIKKGTMITKSGKIIFKQIRRFSGLKYVLTIITGLWSFFFSIFEFSERKDDDDDDDDDDAISVSSDEEEWIGTFSNNQVALSELNTNYRSRSHQNTQSYSISDSHQRVYPSISSGQEDMPLTSAYNDEPFEGRVSGSLEYSNRSSQSSRINPNELSPSDILSDDYQLVIPSTARVSSRRGTNIPFNMAIPMYSDSHVHSSNPDSYPMTESSDLVTRNNIKHSKSYPQSILRPSNNPAVNKHLSGINSTTLATNICHPDNAHFSSTRHSHASRSQNAHNDTECPNESFKVNTVPIHNGHSQIVTLQPIQTHQSLSSKREQPRSNKSSRLRRFRHQNTASNSTTITTFPSNRTRLDTVTNVKHSFQRQMYLRMKKRRSEIRRRTRYIFIYPISYLILWIFPLVLDITQYRREISQGPVIWLSYLSCLVLPFNGFVDSLVFLLREKPWKCNWRIIETKELMKTYRLKGELGESIIREIYHTKYGKHGWYYRGRCRKQYCWHNQPQKWKRMCWYIYRFFKGLFHLNFNFQDNCADKQYWDNYYALKDANEDSKNFETNISESQRNNSFPSDSTTINAPNNDLNLEWDYSYENDYEEEVPFYFRCLHAFPMFGGVDLDELDRQLRIEDDQASFVLPGLDFALNNGLEFTNLDEEISQAPESTTPGSEADYEIAELANHIKSDLSLNDIEDHTATTTPFNVTAHFSSLSELNAPDSDKSQVLSMSPNESLAIHNARSPNSKPHTSNFEIFDEPMDMLAFLNEQHED, via the coding sequence ATGAATAGTAGTACAAATATTGCTTACAAATGGCTTCAAACATTATTATCCGCTGCTGTTCCAGGCAACATTTCTAATGaaacatttaataaaattaataatacttcaGCTAAAAATATAGCCTTCCCCTTGATTGTGGCTAACAGTTCTAATGTTATAACAAATATCCCACAGATTcataatcaaataaatgTCAATATGAATGAATATGATAGAACTATCGGTAGAAAGACCACTGCGGTTAATGTGGCTCTTGGGCTGCCTGGCTTATTTGCAAATTTCGATCTTCAGCAAACTAAAATCTTGCAAAGATTATCTATTTCTACAGCTGCTGCATCTCTATTTTTAGGTACCATCGCAGTTTTTCTCATCGCAAGTATGgatagaagaagaaaattctttagacatgatttaattctatatttAATCATTTGTGACTTATTTAAAgctttgattttgattattttccCAGCTGCTGCTATCGCTAGACATACAATTTATGTGGTATCAGAATTCTACAATACATTAGGTTGGTTTACTGCTTGGGCTGTGGAAGGTGCAGATATCGCTATTACTGTATTTGCTATCCATTTCGCTTTATTAATCTTTAGACCCACTTTGAGTTGGAAAAATAAAcatactaataatttagaagGTGGCCTATACAGATATAGGTTTGTGATCTGGCCTCTATCTGTTTTAATTCCCATGATAATGGCCAGTCTAGcatttattgattttaatgTCTATAACACTGccttattaaaaaaatataatcatGTCATTGCTCAAGGTTCTGATCATTATTACCCTTATCAAGCTAGGAAAGGTGGTTATAAACCATTAGGTATGTGGTGTTACTTGCCGCCTGATCCAGTTTATTATAAGTTATTTTTAAGCTGGGGTCCAAGATATATCCTGATTGTGGTTATTTGTGTTATTTATGCtagtatttatatttacattACTAGACAAGGAGAAATGATCAAAAGAGAATTAAGGAAATTTAGACACTCATCCTCAACCATGGACTCTAGAAGAAACGGGAATAACGATGATGACATCGAAAATAActttgatgatgatgttgatgatgatggtaATATCAAAAAAGGTACAATGATCACAAAGTCTGGgaaaatcatttttaaacaaATCCGTAGATTTTCAGGGTTGAAATATGTACTTACAATTATCACAGGCTTATGgagtttctttttttcaatatttgaatttagtGAAAGAAAGGATGACGACGACGATGACGACGACGACGATGCCATTAGTGTAAGttcagatgaagaagaatggATAGGCACATTTAGCAATAATCAAGTAGCTCTATCAGAATTGAACACTAATTATCGTTCACGCTCACATCAAAACACGCAATCTTATTCTATTTCCGACTCTCATCAAAGAGTTTATCCCTCTATCTCATCTGGACAAGAGGATATGCCGTTAACGTCTGCATATAATGATGAACCATTTGAAGGTCGTGTATCCGGAAGCTTAGAATATAGTAATCGTTCTTCCCAAAGTTCAAGAATAAATCCTAATGAGCTTAGCCCTTCGGACATACTATCAGACGACTATCAACTGGTAATTCCATCTACCGCAAGGGTTTCTTCTAGAAGAGGTACAAATATTCCATTTAATATGGCTATTCCTATGTATTCTGATTCTCATGTTCATTCTTCTAACCCTGATTCATATCCTATGACAGAGTCATCAGATTTGGTTACTAGAAACAATATAAAACATTCTAAGTCCTATCCTCAGTCTATTCTACGACCATCTAACAATCCTGCAGTTAACAAACATTTATCCGGTATAAATTCGACTACACTTGCAACAAATATATGCCACCCAGATAATGCTCATTTTTCATCAACTAGGCACTCACATGCTTCTCGATCCCAAAATGCACATAATGATACTGAATGTCCTAATGAGTCATTTAAAGTCAATACTGTTCCCATACATAATGGTCATAGTCAAATTGTTACTCTACAACCAATTCAAACTCACCAATCCCTTTCCTCCAAAAGAGAACAGCCACGTAGCAATAAAAGTTCTAGATTACGGAGGTTTAGACATCAAAATACTGCTTCGAATTCCACCACAATTACAACTTTCCCTTCAAATCGTACTAGACTAGACACTGTCACAAATGTAAAGCATTCCTTTCAAAGACAAATGTATCtaagaatgaaaaaacGTAGATCtgaaattagaagaagaaccagatatatttttatttatccGATTTCTTATCTTATCCTATGGATTTTTCCATTAGTACTAGATATTACACAATATAGAAGAGAAATATCGCAGGGCCCTGTTATTTGGTTGTCATATCTTTCATGCTTAGTATTACCCTTTAATGGATTCGTAGACTCATTGGTATTTCTATTAAGAGAGAAACCATGGAAATGCAATTGGAGAATAATTGAAACCAAAGAGTTAATGAAAACATATAGATTAAAAGGTGAGTTGGGGGAATCGATAATTAGAGAAATTTATCATACTAAGTATGGTAAGCATGGGTGGTATTATCGTGGTAGATGTAGAAAGCAATATTGCTGGCATAATCAACCTCAGAAATGGAAAAGGATGTGTTGGTACATTTATAGATTCTTCAAAGGACTGTTTCACTTaaactttaattttcaagatAATTGTGCTGATAAACAATATTGGGATAACTATTATGCGTTAAAAGATGCTAACGAGgattccaaaaattttgaaacaaatatttcGGAATCACAAAGAAACAATTCATTTCCTTCAGATAGTACTACAATTAATGCTcctaataatgatttgaaCTTAGAATGGGATTATTCATATGAAAATGATTATGAGGAGGAAGTCCCGTTTTATTTTAGATGCCTACATGCTTTTCCCATGTTTGGAGGTGTTGATTTGGATGAGTTAGATAGACAGCTTCGTATTGAAGATGATCAAGCATCCTTTGTTCTCCCAGGCTTAGATTTTGCATTAAATAATGGTCTCGAGTTCACGAATTTGgatgaagaaatttcaCAGGCCCCCGAATCAACAACTCCAGGCTCTGAAGCAGATTATGAGATAGCCGAACTTGCAAATCATATTAAGTCAGATCTTTCTTTGaatgatattgaagatCATACAGCCACTACAACGCCTTTCAATGTAACTGCCCACTTCTCATCACTCTCAGAACTGAATGCACCAGATTCTGATAAATCTCAAGTGCTATCCATGTCTCCAAATGAATCTTTAGCAATTCACAATGCTAGATCGCCTAATAGTAAACCACATACGTCTAactttgaaatatttgacGAACCAATGGATATGCTAGCTTTTTTAAACGAACAACATGAAGACTAA
- the RDH54 gene encoding DNA-dependent ATPase RDH54 (similar to Saccharomyces cerevisiae RDH54 (YBR073W); ancestral locus Anc_3.292) yields the protein MNLPKYENKPFKPPRRIDSSRPSSEGSIRSSSSSAAAATHSIQSKGYSLKRPSTISPLSSLSQINKKSKVNNNDICTTHETKGLNIDTIVYMMMYRKPSSKKKKFRTGDGFAKYISMSKRLSFYSDAGKFLGSLPISLDMVNCDSIYKTGSWEYQLDYKIEDSSELQSTIDLINKKKITPSPSAKKSSFSNNRNLSSSPTPVSKSIALPTSTATATATATATMAELNKDNTLIPISNLFHSGNLSSKFVPVMKKADIYTDSKAITNSKPSKTSSSIGVAPKRTYLPLFDISKMKNPIIMNKLRTTPIDVIIDPLLGNLLRPHQVEAVKFMYDCIMGFERKIIKEHSSQISTNHHKPQILNKDSDISGGCLLADEMGLGKTLSTITLIWTLLKQTPFPWLSPCTQAGVPSQGLLKKVLIACPVTLIQNWKNEFKKWLSLNRIGILTLNANNTAAKDRTDVRNFLRVGRTYHVLIIGYEKLINVADELIDDSNNHPHKIDLLVCDEGHRLKNNNSKILNTLKNLNIEKKILLTGTPIQNDLVEFFTIIDFLNPSIFGSFQSFKKRFITPITRARDMSNSGNFAVIEKGEARSQELIEITQKFILRRTNDILTRYLPPRTDLILFCKPSQSQLGIFRSILTQSSCDFSSANFNSSLELITLLKKVCNSPSLLTSDSFYNSKIKSQQANVSLNSYENKTNESGKLRVLMELLKKIQSVTDGKEKVVIVSNYTQTLDIIQNLLSSASMSFVRLDGSTPSKQRDAIVKEFNKIPSIFAFLLSAKSGGVGLNLIGASRLVLFDNDWNPSIDLQAMSRIHRDGQKKPCYIYRLVTTGCIDEKILQRQLMKNNLSKKFLGDSSKENRDSVKDDLFLKSDLKNLFTVLTNTPSNTHDLICSCEGLGDEIQYSDEDDSDISRDISLEYQSSSPWITGLQAQKFIENKDYNSSRNTSTSIKKCLLGYRHINPHNTRDVFDEVLSQTLPNLKADLTFAFIKPGEDAEPIILSSK from the coding sequence ATGAATTTACCGAAATATGAGAACAAACCGTTTAAACCACCTAGAAGAATAGATTCTTCCAGACCTTCTTCAGAAGGCTCGATTCgatcatcatcatcatcagcagcagcagcaacACATAGCATACAGTCAAAAGGTTATAGCCTTAAAAGGCCAAGTACAATATCGCCTTTAAGTTCTCTTTCGcagattaataaaaaatcaaaggtcaataataatgatatttgcACTACTCATGAGACGAAAGGTCTCAATATAGATACGATTGTCTATATGATGATGTATAGAAAGCCAAGttcgaaaaaaaaaaagtttagGACAGGTGATGGGTTTgctaaatatatatctatgTCCAAAAGATTATCGTTCTATTCCGACGCAGGGAAATTCTTGGGAAGTTTGCCAATATCCTTAGACATGGTTAATTGTGACTCAATTTATAAGACTGGCTCTTGGGAGTATCAGTTAGACTATAAAATCGAAGATAGCTCCGAACTACAATCCACTATAGACTTGattaataagaaaaaaattactcCATCACCGTCTGCCAAGAAAAGTTCCTTCTCAAATAATCGTAACCTATCATCATCCCCTACTCCAgtttcaaaatcaattgcACTACCAACATCAACTGCAACTGCAACTGCAACTGCAACTGCAACAATGGCAGAGCTGAATAAGGATAACACATTAATACCTATCTCAAATCTCTTCCATTCAGgtaatttatcatcaaaATTTGTTCCGGTGATGAAGAAGGCAGATATCTACACAGATTCGAAAGCCATAACCAATTCAAAGCCCTCCAAAACTTCTTCAAGTATTGGGGTGGCTCCAAAGAGAACCTATTTACCACTATTTGATATatcaaaaatgaaaaatccaataataatgaataaacTAAGGACAACCCCGATTGATGTCATCATCGATCCATTACTAGGTAATCTCCTGAGACCTCATCAAGTGGAAGCTGTTAAATTCATGTATGATTGTATAATGGGGTTTGAAAggaaaattataaaagaaCACTCTTCACAAATATCAACTAATCATCATAAACCACAAATCttaaataaagattcaGATATATCAGGTGGTTGTCTATTAGCTGATGAAATGGGGCTGGGTAAAACATTATCTACTATAACATTAATTTGGACTCTTTTAAAACAAACTCCTTTCCCTTGGTTATCACCCTGTACACAAGCAGGTGTTCCATCTCAAGGTCTCCTTAAGAAGGTTTTAATTGCGTGCCCTGTCACACTTATtcaaaattggaaaaacgaatttaaaaaatggttATCGTTAAACAGAATTGGTATATTAACTTTAAATGCTAATAACACTGCTGCTAAAGATAGAACTGATGTAAGAAATTTCCTTCGTGTTGGAAGAACTTATCATGTTTTAATTATTGggtatgaaaaattaattaacgTTGCAGATGAGCTTATAgatgattcaaataatcatcCTCATAAGATTGATTTATTGGTATGTGATGAAGGCCATcgtttgaaaaataataattccaaaatcttaaatactttaaaaaatttaaatatcgaaaaaaaaatcttacTTACAGGAACACCAATTCAAAATGATTTAGTAGAGttttttacaattataGATTTTCTAAATCCAAGTATATTTGGATCATTtcaaagttttaaaaaaagattcaTAACTCCAATAACAAGAGCAAGAGATATGTCAAATTCTGGAAATTTTGCAGTAATTGAAAAAGGTGAAGCAAGATCTCAAGAATTGATTGAAATAACACAAAAGTTTATCCTAAGGAGAACAAATGATATCTTAACGAGATACTTGCCGCCAAGAactgatttaattttattctgTAAACCATCACAATCTCAACTGGGGATATTTCGCAGCATTCTAACTCAATCATCGTGTGACTTTAGCAGTGctaatttcaattcatctTTAGAACTAATCacattattgaaaaaagtttGTAATTCTCCTAGTTTATTAACATCGGATTCGTtttataattcaaaaataaaatctcAACAAGCAAATGTATCTCTCAATTcttatgaaaataaaactaacGAATCTGGAAAACTTCGAGTATTGATGGAACTTCTGAAAAAGATTCAATCTGTGACTGATGGGAAAGAAAAAGTTGTAATAGTATCTAACTACACTCAAACGTTGgatataattcaaaatctaTTATCCTCTGCAAGTATGTCATTTGTTAGGTTGGATGGTTCCACTCCCAGTAAGCAAAGGGATGCTATCGtcaaagaatttaataaaatccCATCTATATTTGCATTCCTATTAAGTGCAAAATCAGGAGGGGTTGGTTTGAACTTAATTGGTGCATCAAGATTGGTGctatttgataatgattGGAATCCATCAATTGATCTACAAGCAATGTCAAGGATACATAGAGATGGTCAAAAAAAACcttgttatatatataggtTAGTAACCACAGGATGTATTGATGAAAAGATTCTTCAAAGacaattaatgaagaataaTCTAAGTAAGAAATTCTTAGGAGATTCCTCAAAGGAAAATAGAGACTCAGTAAAAGATGacttatttttaaaatcagaTTTGAAGAACTTATTTACAGTTTTGACAAACACACCGAGCAATACTCATGATTTAATATGCTCTTGTGAAGGTTTAGGTGACGAAATACAATATTCTGATGAGGATGATAGTGATATTTCCAGAGATATTTCTTTAGAATACCAGTCTAGTTCGCCTTGGATTACTGGGCTTCAAGCTCAGAAGttcattgaaaataaagattataATTCATCTCGAAATACATCGAcatctattaaaaaatgtttATTAGGCTATAGGCATATTAATCCGCATAATACTAGAGACGTTTTTGATGAGGTTCTTTCCCAAACATTGCCAAACCTGAAAGCAGATTTAACTTTTGCTTTCATTAAGCCAGGAGAGGATGCGGAGCCGATAATTCTTTCTTCGAAGTAG
- the VMS1 gene encoding Vms1p (similar to Saccharomyces cerevisiae YDR049W; ancestral locus Anc_3.293), giving the protein MSTQTKLDKNRLYVYDLDEKILNSLKLVAFDGLLNEAELPKSIEDLTTSSTISEKDLQQLKNKQVSTSLNCSACQVSFEKLDDERTHFKSDFHTYNLKKTLKGSLPISLENFHVITEKKNNQSAHEDDSSSSDEDNSIEDDVDIVTKNNTITNTPNLETDSDDEFGSQPFTHNYNSETDVPISHLNTRSAEIYFKSNQISDGQYFGIYKNLFSKQSLLKPMQELIDWNTSIDQTTSISALFMVGGGHFAGAIASHQRANIKGNIRKHDISLQEQAVRFIEHKTFHRYTTRRKQGGSQSAMDNAKGKANSAGSTLRRYNEAALKADISNLLVEWKPYLEKCDNIFIRARSSQDRRIFTESGFFQKDDDRLKSFPFTTSRPTVGELKRAWCELTYLKILNKPKPIEVRENTDLLKKSTQQNKPKKETKETLDPGCEHTVNLINLVKKARAPLLISYMKKNKIDINFILKPESLYANTPTMLHYASQNNIKQMVNILLSNMKADPCIKNLSGKPPYDLTKSITTQRAFQIARYNLGEDYTSWEESHIGEPLSREAVEELVKKEEKEKDAEVTSAIEEELKSLKKQREHELESKRGKGNTLGIATITQEQNLNSLSEDQRRKTNERTKSQSR; this is encoded by the coding sequence atgagTACACAGActaaattagataaaaatagGTTATATGTTTATGATTTAGATGAGAAAATCTTgaattctttgaaattaGTGGCTTTTGATGGATTACTAAATGAGGCAGAACTTCCTAAATCAATAGAGGATCTCACGACATCATCAACTATATCTGAAAAAGATTTacaacaattgaaaaataagcAAGTCTCTACAAGTCTAAACTGTTCAGCTTGCCAAgtatcatttgaaaaattggatGATGAAAGAACCCATTTTAAATCCGATTTTCATACCTataatctaaaaaaaactcTAAAGGGATCATTACCCATTTCCttagaaaattttcatGTAATTactgaaaagaaaaataatcaatcaGCACACGAGGACGATTCTTCTAGTTCTGATGAAGATAATTCGATTGAAGATGATGTTGATATAGtcacaaaaaataatactattacTAATACACCCAATTTAGAAACAGATTCAGACGATGAATTTGGCAGTCAACCCTTTACacataattataattcaGAAACTGATGTGCCAATTAGTCACTTAAATACAAGATCTGcagaaatttattttaaatccAACCAGATATCAGACGGCCAATATTTTGgcatttataaaaatttattttcaaaacaaTCCCTTTTGAAACCTATGCAAGAACTTATTGACTGGAATACTTCCATTGATCAGACAACCTCAATTTCTGCATTGTTTATGGTAGGAGGTGGCCATTTTGCAGGTGCAATTGCATCTCATCAAAGGGCTAACATTAAAGGTAATATTAGAAAGCATGACATTTCATTACAAGAACAGGCTGTAAGATTTATTGAACACAAAACCTTTCATAGATATACAACGAGAAGAAAGCAAGGTGGCTCCCAATCTGCTATGGATAATGCTAAGGGTAAAGCAAACTCTGCGGGTTCTACTTTACGTAGATATAATGAAGCTGCTTTAAAGGCAGATATATCTAACCTATTAGTGGAATGGAAGCCTTATTTAGAAAAGtgtgataatatttttatcagaGCTCGTAGTTCTCAGGATAGAAGAATCTTTACAGAAAGTGGTTTTTTTCAGAAAGATGATGACAGATTAAAATCGTTCCCTTTCACTACTTCCAGACCTACTGTGGGTGAACTTAAAAGAGCTTGGTGCGAACTAActtatttaaagattttaaataagCCAAAGCCAATTGAAGTTAGAGAAAATACtgatttattgaaaaaatctactcaacaaaataaaccaaaaaaaGAGACAAAAGAAACTCTTGACCCTGGGTGCGAGCATACtgtaaatttaataaatttggtAAAAAAGGCAAGGGCCCCTTTATTAATATCGTacatgaaaaaaaataaaattgatattaattttatattaaaaccAGAGTCATTATATGCTAATACTCCAACCATGCTACACTATGCttctcaaaataatatcaaacAAATGGTtaacatattattatcaaatatgaAAGCTGATCCCTgcattaaaaatttgagCGGGAAGCCTCCTTATGATTTAACTAAATCAATTACTACCCAAAGGGCTTTCCAAATTGCAAGATATAATTTAGGTGAAGACTATACCAGCTGGGAAGAATCTCATATTGGAGAACCTTTGTCTCGTGAAGCTGTTGAGGAATTAgttaaaaaagaagaaaaagaaaaagatgcTGAGGTAACATCTGCCATTGAAGAAGAActtaaatctttaaagaaACAGAGGGAGCACGAGTTAGAATCCAAAAGAGGTAAAGGTAATACTTTAGGAATTGCTACAATTACTCAGGAACAAAACCTAAACTCCTTATCTGAAGATCAAAGAAGAAAGACTAATGAGAGAACAAAGAGCCAGAGCCGCTGA
- the HEM12 gene encoding uroporphyrinogen decarboxylase HEM12 (similar to Saccharomyces cerevisiae HEM12 (YDR047W); ancestral locus Anc_3.294) produces the protein MKNDLILRAAKGEKVERPPCWIMRQAGRYLPEYHEVKAGRDFFETCRDAEVASEITIQPVRRYKGLLDAAIIFSDILVIPQALGMEVQLIDGKGPNFPNPIRTIEDAQKVLDYKVDLFTELGWAFDSITLTRKKLNGDVPLFGFCGAPWTLLVYMTEGGGSRLFNYAKEWLNKYPEVSHKLLQKITDVAVEFLSQQVVAGAQILQVFESWGGELSSMDFNEFSLPYLKQIAKKVPLRLKELGIKETVPIVVFAKNSWYALDKLCDAGYNVVSLDWSWDPKEAVKINNNRVVLQGNLDPGVIYGSDEIITQKTEYMITAFGGGKQNYIVNFGHGTHPGMDTEKIKFFLQECHRIGSRE, from the coding sequence atgaaaaatgatttaattctaaGAGCTGCCAAAGGAGAGAAGGTAGAGAGGCCTCCCTGCTGGATAATGCGCCAAGCTGGTCGTTATTTACCTGAATATCACGAAGTTAAAGCTGGACGCGACTTTTTTGAAACTTGCCGTGATGCTGAAGTTGCTTCTGAGATCACTATTCAACCAGTTAGAAGATACAAGGGTCTTTTGGATGCAGCAATTATCTTCAGCGATATATTGGTCATTCCACAAGCTTTAGGAATGGAGGTTCAGCTAATTGATGGCAAGGGCccaaattttccaaatccAATCAGAACTATAGAAGATGCTCAGAAAGTTCTGGATTATAAGGTAGACTTGTTTACAGAATTAGGGTGGGCTTTTGATTCTATTACTCTTAcaagaaagaaattaaatggAGATGTTCcattatttggattttgTGGTGCTCCATGGACTTTATTGGTTTACATGACTGAAGGTGGTGGTTcaagattatttaattatgcCAAAGAATGGCTGAACAAATATCCAGAAGTTAGCCATAAATTGTTACAAAAGATTACTGATGTTGCCGTAGAATTCTTATCACAACAAGTGGTAGCGGGTGCTCAAATTTTACAGGTTTTTGAAAGTTGGGGTGGTGAATTATCCTCTATggattttaatgaattctCATTACCTTATTTGAAACAAATTGCTAAAAAGGTACCATTAAGATTAAAGGAATTAGGCATTAAAGAAACAGTTCCAATTGTTGTCTTTGCAAAAAATTCTTGGTATGCTCTTGATAAGTTATGCGATGCAGGCTATAATGTAGTCTCATTAGATTGGTCTTGGGACCCAAAAGAGGCTGTCAAGattaataacaatagaGTTGTTTTGCAAGGTAATCTTGATCCAGGGGTTATCTACGGTTcagatgaaattattactCAAAAGACGGAATATATGATTACTGCATTTGGAGGTGGTAAACAAAATTACATTGTAAACTTCGGTCATGGTACCCATCCTGGCATGGATACtgaaaagattaaattcTTCCTACAAGAATGTCATCGTATTGGATCCAGAGAATGA